The genomic window CTTCGAAAAGGAAAACATCTGCCACAAGATCATAGCTGACATCCAAGGTGAAAGCCCGATGGAAAAGAGAGAGACTGCGAAGATTTCCACCAGTCAGAGCTACTGAAAAGTCCAGATAGGCTCCGCTTCCTCCGAGAAAATCCCGACTATTGAGATCAACAAAAGGAAGAGCCAGACGACTCCCGAGCACATAAATAAAGAGCAAAAATAGGGTGCGCATCCCTTTTTTTACCGCTATCGATGAACGAAATTCTTTCACTAACTCCTCCTTTTCTTTTTATCTTTCCGTCCTATCACACGAGGCCCATCAAGCCTTTTTATCTTAGCCTCTTCAAATCTCTATCTCAGTTTTCGTGAGTTTTTTCGTCCAGATAAGCTGTCAGAGCTGCTACCATTTCTTCTGGTCTTTCTGCTGAGAAAATACCTGCATAGGCACTTTCAGGCAGTTCCCGCGACTGGGTATTGTCAAAAGTCAAGATTGGTTTCTCAAAGCGTGAAATATAGTCATAAACAACACTCAACTTGTCATCGTGGTTAATATCAAGGTAGACATCTGCCTGCTGGATCAGTTTCTCAACCAAGAGGGGAAAGGTGTTGGGATAGAGAGTCACATTTTCAAAACGTGATAAGAGCATGAGTTCCGGTGCCATCGTCGTATAGGCTGCAATGTAGAAATGCACCTCTGGCAATGCTTGAACCAGATAGTCGATTTTCTCAAGATGCCAGGAGTTAGTCAAATTAACACAAGTCATAACTGGCTGATAGACTGTGACTGGATAGTCAATTCCTGCCTGACGCCATTTTTCAGTAATGGCAGACCACTCCATCAGATGATAGTGCCACCAAACCTCACGCAAACGCCCAACCGAATGAGTGTTCCAAGGTTTGTCTTGGGATAGGAAATGCAAGATAGCTGGCAGAGGCTCTAGGGGAATCTGGAAGATAAACTCATGTCCATGTGAGGCAGCCCCGCTGTCGAAACCAATCTGGAAATTATAGTTCTGATCCAGAGGAGCATAGCTGTCATGAAAGAGCATATTGAGGATGGACTGGTCTCCTTCACTCACATGTTGGTGTTCCCGCTCCGTCAACTCAACTAGCTCTTGTCTCACGGCTTCTGTCCGCCATTTTTTGTTATTGATCAAGAGTACACCTGCATTAAAGCCAACCCCAACTCCAAAACAAGATGGTGTGGCAGCTAGGTAGTTTTCCCCTAAATCCATTTCAAAGAGGGGCGTCAAATCAACCGTCACTACCAGATCACTGTCCAAGTAAAGAACCTTGTCCTCTTCGACAAAATCAGGGATAAAATAACGTGCAAAGGTCATGTGATTGATATGGGGCAGTTTGTTGCTCCAGTTCATCTGAAACTGGGCGCCAAGCATCTTGACATCCACTAACTCACCACCGATTTGCTCTACTATCGGTCTGAGAGCACGAAACCACTCCTGGGGAATATCCTGGTTAAAGATATAGACCTTGACATGGCTATTATGGTAGCAGAGAGATTTGAGTGCTGTTTCAATCTGACGAATATAGGCATAATCTCCTGCGAGAACAATTGTTTTTTTCATTTAGTTTCCTTCAGTTCACAACGACTGCTTCTGTGACTCCAAAAGCGTGCGGATAGACTCGATCATTTGATTTACGGCTGCTGGTGAGTAGACATGACTGCAACCACTCAAGTCATGACTAGTGGTCTCAAAAGCAAATATAGGGATTTCTCTTTGCTGCACCTCTTGGATAATGTTTGCAATTTCATCCTCATGATTGATATCCAAGTAAAAGTCAATCTTTTCCAAGACTTTTCTGACATTCATGGGATTAAAGTAAGGATAGAGGCGTACATTTAGATGTGATTGCAAGTTCATGATTTCCGGCGCAAAATTGGTATGAGCTAGGATAGAGAACTCTACATCGGGCAGTTCTTGGATTAGGTGCTCGATTCTCTCTATGTGACACGTATTGGTAAAAATAGCGGTCGCATACTGGGGAGCTTGAACTAAAGATGCCAATCCTTTATGGAAGTCACATTTTTTCATGACGATATCAGACCACTCTAGTCCGTAGTAAAACCACCATTCCTCCCTGAAACGATTGAGGTTGATTTGGTACCAAGGCTTGTCCCCAGTATAATGAATAATCTTGGCTGTCTTCTCAGTAGCAAGAGAGTCCCTATACCAAGAATCCATCTGGTAATTTCGAGCCACTGTATCCATACCAACCATAAAATTATAGGTGGCTAGCAGCGGTTTCCAACGACCTTCAAAAAGGTGATTTAACACGCCCTGATCGCCAAAAACTTGGTCATGCAGTTGGTCTGTCAAACTCAACAAGTGCTCCGTCACCTTTTCCTGGCGCCAGAGAGCCACATTAATCAGCAAGACACCTGCATTAAAAGTGCTAGGAACTAGAGCATCTGCTACAGCAGCTACTGGCCAGTCTGCCATGTCTTCTAAAAAGAGTTCATCTAAGTTTGATCTAACGATGATATCCGAATCCAGGTACAAGGCTAGGTCTTCGCTGACATATTGAGGTATAAAATAACGAAAGAAAGTTGCATAACTTAGGTGGGCTAGTGGCAAACTATACCCTTTCAAACCTTGATGACTAATCTTGACATTGATGATTTTTGAGGCTAGAGGTTCTAAACGTCTCTCCATGAGCTGAAACCATTCGGATGGCAAATCATCATTGAAAACATAAAAAGTCACTGCTCGGTTATGGGCGCAGATTGATTTGATTGTTGTTTCAATCTTGTCCATATAAGCATTATCACCACCGAGTACAATGGCTTTTTGAAGCTCTTTTTTCATTTCGTCCCCTTTTCTTTTCACATTCTTTTGGCTACTTTTCTACTACTATAGTTCTGATTTTTTCGATGATTATCTCACCTTCCTATTATACCTTTTCCCCTAGTTTATTTCAAACTCAAAAGAGGATTTTCCCCTTCTCACATATAGAAAAAACCTTTGAAAAATCATGTTTTCAAAGGTTTTCCATTTTACTATTTATTCATTGATTTTTATATCTTATCAATGACTTTCTTGATCGTCATTCTGACCCTTCTTGGCAAGAAGACCGATACCTGTCACAGCTGCCAATGCTCCCAATAAAGCAGATGCTACCGAAGTCGACGCTCCTGTATTTGGCAAGACTTGTTTTGGCTTGCTTGAAGCGGATTGACCTTGGCTTGCAATGTTTGCCATTGAGAGAGAGGTGCTTGTTAAAGTAGATGCCAGAGCACTTGCAGACGCAGATCTACTAATAGAATCTGAAGTCGAGAGACTAGCGCTAATCGAAGCTGACTCGCTCACAGACATACTTGCTGAAACCGAAGTACTTTCTAGTGTCGATTCACTGGCTAACATGCTAGCTGAGAGTGATGCGCTCGTTGAAATAGATTCACTCACTGATGTACTTGCTGAGATTGAGGCACTTTCCAATGCTAACTCGTCTGCTAGCATACTTGCAGAAGTTGAAGTACTTGTTGAGGCTGATTGGCTAGCACTTACTGAAGCTGATTCACTTGTACTTGCAGATGCTGATTGACTAGCGCTCAATGAAGCGGACTGACTCGAGCTTACTGAGGCTGATTGACTCGAGCTTACAGATGCTGATCGACTAGCACTCGCTGAAGCGGATTCGCTTGAGCTTACCGAAGCGGACTGACTCGAACTGGCTGAGGCGGATTGGCTAGCGCTCGCTGAAGCGGACTGGCTGGCACTGACTGAAGCCGATTCGCTTGAGCTTACTGAGGCGGACTGGCTAGCACTCGCTGAAGCGGATTGACTAGCACTTACTGATGCTGATTCACTTGTGCTTACTGAGGCTGATTGACTCGAACTTGCTGAAGCAGATTCACTTGCGCTGGCTGAAGCGGATTGACTGGCACTTGCTGAGGCTGATTGACTCGAGCTTACTGAAGCGGATTCGCTTGAGCTTGCAGATGCAGACTGGCTGGAGCTTACTGAAGCAGATTCGCTTGAACTTACTGAAGCGGACTGGCTAGCACTCGCTGAAGCTGATTCGCTTGCGCTCGCTGATGCGGACTGGCTTGAGCTCACCGATACAGATTGGCTTGAGCTTACTGAAGCAGATTGACTGGAGCTTACAGATGCAGACTGACTCGAGCTCGCTGAGGCTGATTGACTTGCACTCGCTGAAGCTGACTGACTTGCACTTGCCGATACAGACTCACTTGTGCTTACTGAGGCTGATTGGCTCGCACTCGTTGACGCTGATTGGCTCGAACTTACTGAAACAGATTGACTAGCACTTACTGAGGCGGATTGACTCGAGCTGACTGATGCTGACTCACTCGCACTCGCCGATACAGACTCACTTGCGCTCACTGATGCCGATTCACTCGAACTTACTGAAGCGGATTCGCTGGAGCTTGCAGATGCAGACTGGCTGGAGCTTACTGAAGCAGATTCGCTTGAACTTACTGAAGCGGACTGGCTAGCACTCGCTGAAGCTGATTCGCTTGCGCTCGCTGAGGCAGATTGACTGGCACTCACCGAAGCAGACTGGCTAGCACTCGCTGAAGCAGACTGGCTTGAGCTTACCGATGCAGATTGACTTGAGCTTACTGAAGCCGATTCGCTTGAACTTACGGACGCTGACTCACTCGAACTCACTGAGGCGGATTGACTTGCACTCGCTAAAGCGGACTGGCTGGAGCTCACCGATACAGATTGGCTTGAGCTTGCAGATGCAGACTGACTTGCGCTTATTGAGACTGACTGGCTGGCGCTCGCTGAAGCGGATTGACTGGCACTCAATGATGCTGATTGGCTCGAACTTACTGAGACAGACTGACTTGAGCTTACGGATGCTGATTGACTGGCACTTACTGATGCAGACTGACTAGCGCTCGCTGAGGCGGATTGGCTTGAGCTTGCTGAGGCGGATTGACTCGAACTTACTGAGGCAGACTGACTCGAGCTCACTGAAGCTGATTGGCTCGAGCTGGTTGAGGCGGATTGGCTAGCGCTCACTGAGGCAGATTCGCTTGAACTTACTGAGGCGGACTGGCTGGTGCTTGCTGAAGCTGATTGGCTTGAACTTACAGACGCAGATTGGCTCGAACTCACTGAAGCGGATTGACTTGAGCTCACTGACGCTGATTGACTCGAGCTCGCTGAGGCTGATTCGCTTGAACTTACTGAGGCTGATTGGCTAGCGCTCGCTGAAGCAGATTGGCTCGAACTTACTGAAACAGATTGACTAGCACTTACTGAAGCGGATTCGCTGGCGCTTACTGAGGCGGATTCGCTGGCGCTTACTGAGGCTGATTGGCTAGCACTTACCGATGCTGACTGGCTCGAACTTACCGATGCTGATTGGCTTGAACTTACCGATGCTGATTGGCTAGCACTCGCTGAAGCGGATTGACTAGAGCTCACTGACGCTGATTGGCTCGCACTCGCTGACGCTGACTGACTCGAACTTACCGATGCTGATTGACTCGAGCTCACTGAAGCAGACTGACTCGAGCTTACCGATGCAGACTGACTCGAACTTACTGAAGCGGACTGGCTTGAGCTGACCGATGCGGACTGACTTGCACTTACAGATGCCGATTGGCTTGAACTTACGGAAGCTGACTGGCTGGCGCTGACTGAAGCAGATTGGCTAGCACTTGCTGAAGCCGATTGACTTGAGCTTACCGATGCA from Streptococcus oralis includes these protein-coding regions:
- a CDS encoding accessory Sec-dependent serine-rich glycoprotein adhesin codes for the protein MFFRRQKGEYRETDRVTRFKLIKSGKHWLRASTSLFGLFKVMRGSADASQVKTEMVERQEGQKLTGLDVLKGIAATGTILGGFAATQTRVYANDAVAVEKTVESKDTLATRDSVVLGTTQDHQDTASLSLSTSQSQSLSEFNSQSASQSASTSQSISASSSSSVSQSMSQSAATSQSLVNSQSVTASSSESLGTRNQANSALSERASVGVQSQYQASESARETVKESQPSKELKAVDFSTESLPQSQSGLVKNEGATAESGLTMTSVAMTEKQNEEKRKKLESLSAEIGQFLAQAQGLPNSDEAITKASLAKNEIVESLKREVSDLAAILQKATEARNSIANAVLRANSGLRDSRNGQALTKASNTASFRAARDTEKPELQKITVTGGAVLEGQKFKIYREENFSATIEFTDNSGRIEHAKFVPTAVPAAYPATSTVVSFTTSNGQSIRMIVPTNKLAKDGNATASNPFTVSITGSVGKNQAINSLWTRYVFTYDQEGNFSGNTTDVGLVKDLTANPAAIQFEVHAQSEKYEPAINAEVSRNFTLTANSGTVSVGEASQYITNATGTPELPTTGITKGTKTTYTWKSGTNTDLPAGRHKLTAVVTYPDGSTDEIDVSFTVRPQTPRIENQYLNEKGGLSNQAITVDGVAPGGTVTLTIAGEVFTKQATGSSTSVTFTATDLKKVYDRNGGRLPSGPVTASTTVDGLISDVFNGQITPNQASISVSNSQSASASASQSASASSSQSVSVSASQSASVSSSQSASASSSESASVSSSQSASVSSSQSASASSSQSASVSSSQSASVSSSQSASASASQSASVSASQSASVSSSQSASVSASQSASVSSSQSASVSSSQSASVSSSQSASVSSSQSASVSSSQSASASASQSASVSSSQSASASASQSASVSSSQSASVSSSQSASVSASQSASVSASESASVSASESASVSASQSVSVSSSQSASASASQSASVSSSESASASSSQSASVSSSQSASVSSSQSASVSSSQSASASTSQSASVSSSESASVSASQSASTSSSQSASVSSSQSASVSSSQSASASSSQSASASASQSASVSASQSASVSSSQSVSVSSSQSASLSASQSASASASQSVSISASQSASASSSQSVSVSSSQSALASASQSASVSSSESASVSSSESASVSSSQSASVSSSQSASASASQSASVSASQSASASASESASASASQSASVSSSESASVSSSQSASASSSESASVSSSESASVSASESVSASASESASVSSSQSASVSASQSVSVSSSQSASTSASQSASVSTSESVSASASQSASASASQSASASSSQSASVSSSQSASVSSSQSVSVSSSQSASASASESASASASQSASVSSSESASVSSSQSASASSSESASVSSSQSASASASQSASASASESASASSSQSASVSTSESASVSASQSASASASQSASVSSSESASVSASQSASASASQSASASSSQSASVSSSESASASASRSASVSSSQSASVSSSQSASLSASQSASASTSESASVSASQSASTSTSTSASMLADELALESASISASTSVSESISTSASLSASMLASESTLESTSVSASMSVSESASISASLSTSDSISRSASASALASTLTSTSLSMANIASQGQSASSKPKQVLPNTGASTSVASALLGALAAVTGIGLLAKKGQNDDQESH
- a CDS encoding glycosyltransferase, whose translation is MKKELQKAIVLGGDNAYMDKIETTIKSICAHNRAVTFYVFNDDLPSEWFQLMERRLEPLASKIINVKISHQGLKGYSLPLAHLSYATFFRYFIPQYVSEDLALYLDSDIIVRSNLDELFLEDMADWPVAAVADALVPSTFNAGVLLINVALWRQEKVTEHLLSLTDQLHDQVFGDQGVLNHLFEGRWKPLLATYNFMVGMDTVARNYQMDSWYRDSLATEKTAKIIHYTGDKPWYQINLNRFREEWWFYYGLEWSDIVMKKCDFHKGLASLVQAPQYATAIFTNTCHIERIEHLIQELPDVEFSILAHTNFAPEIMNLQSHLNVRLYPYFNPMNVRKVLEKIDFYLDINHEDEIANIIQEVQQREIPIFAFETTSHDLSGCSHVYSPAAVNQMIESIRTLLESQKQSL
- a CDS encoding glycosyltransferase — encoded protein: MKKTIVLAGDYAYIRQIETALKSLCYHNSHVKVYIFNQDIPQEWFRALRPIVEQIGGELVDVKMLGAQFQMNWSNKLPHINHMTFARYFIPDFVEEDKVLYLDSDLVVTVDLTPLFEMDLGENYLAATPSCFGVGVGFNAGVLLINNKKWRTEAVRQELVELTEREHQHVSEGDQSILNMLFHDSYAPLDQNYNFQIGFDSGAASHGHEFIFQIPLEPLPAILHFLSQDKPWNTHSVGRLREVWWHYHLMEWSAITEKWRQAGIDYPVTVYQPVMTCVNLTNSWHLEKIDYLVQALPEVHFYIAAYTTMAPELMLLSRFENVTLYPNTFPLLVEKLIQQADVYLDINHDDKLSVVYDYISRFEKPILTFDNTQSRELPESAYAGIFSAERPEEMVAALTAYLDEKTHEN